Proteins encoded by one window of Candidatus Acididesulfobacter guangdongensis:
- a CDS encoding sensor domain-containing diguanylate cyclase, with amino-acid sequence MNAAETKTDNDNSFIFYKSLFENHSAIMILVDKSGQIIDVNDAAVEFYGYSKEEFKTMHNYDFNTVPKDELIKYTGQAYNKERSYFTFIHKLKNGELRTVEVHISPISVNGKTFLFSIIHDITEKIELAKKIKESEELFRTLTENMTMGLVLYKEKVIYINPAGEKILGYGENELKSMYVWDLYTDEFKEEAKNGIRRGLSDINYNHYVTFKAIKKSGEEIWLYIYGSSVIYKNEIVRIASFVDITEMVNMRNQIESDKELFKTLIENMPIPVGIYNEKLLFANPAAEKLFGYDKEEFYNKYVWEFFDENDKKFNKIKKSFGKIKNKERFISKYIVRCKKKDGSIIYANFFEMSIVYNGEIAGFGVIHDITDEVLEKRLISEEKEAYKELSEIDELTKIGNRRAFDKKLEELLNAADRYGRALSLIMFDIDRFKDVNDGFGHEIGDYILKEITKLIKRSLRNTDYFFRYGGEEFMIISPETPLSTAKELAERLRLKIEEHDFNIETSLTCSFGITEAVKGDTNASIIFRVDGALYNAKNTGRNKVSWE; translated from the coding sequence ATGAACGCTGCCGAAACCAAAACTGATAATGATAATTCTTTTATTTTCTATAAATCTCTGTTTGAAAATCATTCCGCTATTATGATTTTAGTCGATAAAAGCGGTCAAATAATCGACGTTAACGACGCTGCGGTAGAATTTTACGGATATTCCAAAGAAGAATTTAAAACGATGCATAATTATGATTTCAACACCGTTCCGAAGGACGAACTGATAAAATATACCGGACAGGCATATAATAAAGAAAGAAGCTATTTCACATTCATACATAAATTAAAAAACGGCGAATTAAGAACCGTTGAAGTGCATATATCTCCGATTAGCGTAAACGGCAAAACTTTTCTTTTTTCAATTATCCATGATATAACCGAAAAGATAGAATTGGCAAAGAAAATAAAAGAATCTGAAGAGTTATTCAGAACTCTTACGGAAAATATGACTATGGGTCTTGTTTTATATAAAGAAAAGGTTATTTATATAAATCCTGCGGGAGAAAAAATACTGGGGTACGGCGAAAACGAACTGAAGAGCATGTATGTATGGGACCTTTATACAGACGAGTTTAAAGAAGAAGCAAAAAACGGTATTCGCAGAGGTCTTAGCGATATTAACTATAATCATTACGTGACATTTAAAGCTATAAAAAAATCAGGAGAAGAAATATGGCTTTATATTTACGGTTCGTCCGTTATATATAAAAACGAAATAGTAAGAATAGCAAGCTTCGTCGATATAACCGAAATGGTTAATATGAGAAATCAGATTGAAAGCGATAAAGAACTGTTTAAAACGCTTATTGAAAATATGCCCATTCCTGTCGGCATTTATAATGAAAAACTATTATTCGCAAATCCCGCCGCCGAAAAATTATTCGGCTATGACAAAGAAGAGTTTTATAATAAATACGTCTGGGAATTCTTTGACGAAAACGATAAAAAATTTAATAAAATCAAAAAAAGTTTCGGTAAAATAAAAAACAAAGAAAGATTTATTTCAAAATATATCGTAAGATGCAAGAAAAAAGACGGAAGCATTATATATGCTAATTTTTTTGAAATGTCTATCGTGTATAACGGCGAAATTGCGGGATTTGGAGTTATACACGATATAACGGACGAAGTCTTGGAGAAAAGACTGATATCCGAAGAAAAAGAAGCCTATAAAGAATTGTCGGAAATAGACGAACTTACAAAAATAGGCAACAGACGGGCTTTTGATAAAAAACTTGAAGAACTTCTTAACGCGGCTGACAGGTACGGAAGAGCGCTTTCTCTTATTATGTTCGACATAGACAGATTTAAAGACGTCAACGACGGCTTCGGTCATGAAATAGGCGATTATATTTTAAAAGAAATAACAAAACTTATTAAACGCAGTTTAAGAAATACGGACTATTTCTTCAGATACGGCGGGGAAGAATTTATGATAATCTCGCCGGAAACGCCTCTTTCTACGGCAAAAGAGCTTGCAGAAAGATTAAGGCTAAAAATAGAAGAACATGATTTTAATATAGAAACTTCCTTAACCTGCAGTTTCGGAATTACGGAAGCAGTGAAAGGCGATACCAACGCAAGTATTATATTCAGAGTGGACGGCGCCTTATATAACGCTAAAAATACCGGAAGAAATAAAGTGAGCTGGGAATAA
- the nadB gene encoding L-aspartate oxidase, giving the protein MHFNVLIIGSGIAGLSLANRYPENISVGIFTKKEEAESNTNYAQGGLAAVMNIKDSVELHVKDTLAAGDGLCDEEVVKMVVEEGPSVVDDLLSWGVNFARYKENEETFDLGREGGHSQRRVLHAGDITGREIERALVEKSRSKSNISIFENHIAIDFITSHKLKKERNMPDKVLGAYFLDKNSDRVVPVSADFVVIATGGAGKVFLYTSNPDISTGDGIAAAYRIGAKVANMEFYQFHPTILYHPEAKSFLISEALRGEGGTLRLKDGTPFMDLVHPLKSLAPRDIVARTIDFEMKRTGDECVYLDMTHKSKEFLEKRFPDIFKTTLSFGIDMSKQWIPVVPAAHYLCGGILTDKDGLTSIDNLYAIGEVACTGLHGANRLASNSLLEGCVFAKKAYESTMKKMDSLIKIKSVQFHYDDKSYKSNDKSSQDLKYNDENNNDIVPEWKDFGLEGGDELIVITHNWDELRRMMWNYVGIVRSNKRLERAKRRIDNLIDEIKEYYWNFKISSDLIELRNIAEVANLIITSAMLRKESRGTHYTIDYPAKDDKNFKHPTVL; this is encoded by the coding sequence ATGCATTTCAATGTTTTAATAATAGGTTCGGGCATTGCAGGCTTAAGTCTGGCAAACAGATACCCTGAAAATATTTCAGTAGGTATTTTTACAAAAAAAGAAGAGGCTGAATCAAACACAAATTACGCGCAGGGCGGTCTTGCGGCGGTTATGAATATTAAAGATTCCGTTGAACTTCATGTAAAAGACACATTGGCTGCAGGAGACGGTTTGTGCGACGAAGAAGTAGTAAAAATGGTTGTCGAAGAAGGACCGTCGGTTGTGGACGACCTGCTTAGCTGGGGCGTTAATTTTGCAAGATACAAAGAAAACGAAGAAACTTTTGATCTTGGAAGGGAAGGCGGACACTCGCAGAGGAGGGTTCTGCACGCCGGAGATATTACAGGCAGAGAAATAGAAAGAGCGTTAGTTGAAAAATCAAGAAGTAAAAGCAATATTTCAATTTTCGAAAATCATATTGCAATAGATTTTATTACCTCGCACAAATTAAAAAAAGAAAGAAATATGCCAGATAAAGTTTTAGGAGCTTATTTTTTAGATAAAAACAGCGACAGAGTAGTTCCGGTAAGCGCAGATTTTGTCGTTATAGCAACCGGAGGAGCGGGCAAGGTTTTTCTTTATACTTCAAATCCTGATATTTCCACCGGAGACGGGATTGCAGCGGCGTACAGAATAGGAGCTAAGGTTGCAAATATGGAATTTTATCAATTCCATCCTACAATTTTATATCATCCTGAAGCTAAATCTTTTTTAATATCCGAAGCGCTCAGAGGAGAAGGCGGCACTTTGAGGCTTAAAGACGGAACGCCTTTTATGGATTTGGTGCATCCCTTAAAAAGCCTTGCTCCGAGGGATATAGTAGCAAGAACAATTGATTTTGAAATGAAAAGGACCGGAGACGAATGTGTATATCTTGATATGACTCACAAATCAAAGGAATTCTTAGAAAAACGTTTTCCTGATATATTTAAAACAACACTCAGTTTCGGCATTGATATGTCAAAACAGTGGATACCCGTTGTTCCGGCTGCCCATTATCTCTGTGGAGGAATATTGACAGATAAAGACGGCTTAACGTCGATAGACAATCTGTACGCTATCGGAGAGGTCGCATGTACAGGACTTCACGGCGCAAATAGACTTGCGAGCAATTCATTGCTTGAAGGCTGTGTTTTCGCCAAAAAAGCCTACGAATCTACAATGAAAAAAATGGATAGTCTTATAAAAATAAAATCAGTTCAATTTCACTATGATGATAAATCGTATAAATCGAACGATAAATCATCGCAGGATTTAAAATATAACGACGAAAATAATAATGACATCGTTCCCGAATGGAAAGATTTCGGTCTTGAAGGCGGAGACGAGCTTATAGTTATAACACATAACTGGGACGAACTGCGGCGAATGATGTGGAATTACGTCGGTATAGTGAGGTCAAATAAGAGGCTTGAAAGGGCTAAGAGACGCATTGATAACCTTATTGACGAAATTAAAGAATATTACTGGAATTTTAAAATATCTTCAGATTTAATAGAATTAAGAAATATTGCCGAGGTTGCAAATTTGATTATTACATCGGCTATGCTCAGAAAAGAATCTAGAGGAACGCACTATACTATAGATTATCCCGCAAAAGACGATAAAAATTTTAAACATCCAACAGTACTGTAA
- a CDS encoding type II secretion system protein, with protein sequence MFDSLTKDFKRLKNSEAFTLIELVMVILLIGILAAVVLPKFVNLTGSANKAASQGVIGSLGEGVTSQMSKNLVNNDLSTYVAITGFSATTKGKVTFEPTLPAANTAGTNPYANPFLLLPNYTTPITGSPAGSGTSYNIVTTAPSVPSTSTPGNSWWLVYSNGAVTGPGTATGLSAGLICNNSATTNPNYVLPTTTVPVNEYTEQIGNIDYVYTNGSVEDSYAYYMVISANDNIEGFYMTPCQS encoded by the coding sequence ATGTTTGATTCTTTAACGAAAGATTTTAAAAGACTTAAAAACAGCGAAGCTTTTACGCTTATCGAACTTGTTATGGTTATTTTGCTGATAGGTATTTTGGCGGCTGTGGTACTGCCGAAATTCGTTAATTTAACCGGTTCGGCAAATAAGGCGGCTTCGCAGGGCGTAATAGGCTCGCTTGGCGAGGGTGTAACAAGCCAGATGTCTAAAAATTTGGTAAATAATGATTTATCAACTTATGTAGCTATTACAGGGTTTAGCGCTACAACAAAAGGAAAAGTGACATTTGAACCTACACTGCCTGCCGCTAATACAGCGGGAACTAATCCTTACGCAAATCCGTTTTTATTACTGCCTAACTATACAACGCCTATAACTGGCTCTCCGGCAGGTTCAGGCACATCTTACAATATTGTGACAACTGCTCCGAGCGTTCCTTCAACATCAACCCCGGGCAATTCATGGTGGCTTGTTTATTCAAACGGCGCAGTTACAGGTCCCGGCACGGCAACAGGTCTTTCCGCAGGTCTAATATGCAACAATTCAGCGACGACCAATCCAAATTATGTTCTGCCTACCACGACCGTACCTGTTAATGAATATACCGAACAAATAGGCAATATAGATTATGTCTATACAAACGGCTCGGTAGAAGACAGCTACGCTTATTACATGGTTATATCCGCAAATGACAACATAGAAGGATTTTATATGACGCCTTGCCAGTCATAA
- a CDS encoding phosphoribosyltransferase, whose amino-acid sequence MMFKDRAEAGKLLAKQLLQYKNDKPVVIGLARGGIPVAFEIAHALCAYLDVALVKKIGAPAQEELAIGAIVDGKNPQIFLNNEIIGHLNITKDYIDEIIKIKLSEIRKREKIYRSGRDRIDIAGKIAIVVDDGIATGASIKAVIKSLKSENPKKIIVAVPVAPIETIAELKREVDEVIVLSVPENFYAVGAFYNDFSQTSDEEVISFLDKVN is encoded by the coding sequence ATTATGTTTAAAGATAGGGCGGAAGCCGGAAAATTGCTGGCAAAGCAATTATTGCAATATAAAAATGATAAACCCGTTGTTATCGGACTTGCCAGAGGAGGCATTCCCGTAGCTTTTGAAATTGCACATGCGCTGTGCGCTTATTTAGACGTTGCTTTAGTTAAAAAAATAGGAGCTCCGGCGCAAGAAGAACTTGCAATAGGCGCTATAGTTGACGGAAAAAATCCTCAAATATTTCTTAATAATGAAATTATCGGACATCTTAATATCACAAAAGATTATATCGACGAAATTATTAAAATTAAGCTTTCGGAAATTAGAAAACGTGAAAAGATTTATAGAAGCGGGAGAGACAGAATAGATATTGCCGGTAAAATTGCAATTGTTGTTGATGACGGTATTGCGACGGGCGCATCTATTAAAGCGGTAATAAAATCTTTAAAATCAGAAAATCCAAAGAAAATTATTGTTGCCGTTCCGGTTGCTCCTATTGAAACAATAGCTGAACTAAAAAGAGAAGTTGATGAAGTTATTGTTTTATCGGTTCCTGAAAATTTTTATGCAGTCGGAGCATTTTATAATGATTTTAGCCAAACATCGGATGAAGAAGTGATTAGCTTTTTAGATAAAGTAAATTAA
- a CDS encoding diguanylate cyclase — translation MNGIMRNLKNVLEKENLNKNSFDEIYFLISKNNIEFSLEFSDIDGKDIENISTVKDLMIKNSYPIADKFYNHLLKFEVIKKIILKEPPLLSKLKQSLSQYIKEFFSLNYDEDYFFSRLQIGFAHFNNGISLDIYIKSYAYLLSLFMEIIKKEMPELQIDDDTLLDVIDSIQKIMTIDVTLAVAAYNEKAMNERIILEKLATTDNLTKAFNRNKYDEIINREYTAAFRYDYPVSLTIIDIDYLKNINDTYGHSAGDIVLKESSALIKNNIRASDYLIRWGGDEFLVIAPHTSKINAERMSEKIRRAIESHKFIHNINLTVSIGLTQALERETPEDTVKRADEALYKSKLLGRNKVSAV, via the coding sequence ATGAACGGAATAATGCGTAATTTAAAAAACGTACTGGAAAAAGAAAATTTAAATAAAAACTCGTTTGACGAAATTTATTTTCTTATTTCTAAAAATAATATAGAATTCAGTTTGGAATTTTCCGATATTGACGGAAAAGACATTGAAAATATTTCAACAGTCAAAGATTTAATGATTAAAAATTCTTATCCGATAGCCGATAAATTTTATAATCACCTCCTTAAATTTGAAGTTATTAAAAAAATTATACTTAAAGAACCGCCTTTATTATCTAAACTGAAGCAATCGCTTTCGCAATACATCAAAGAATTTTTTTCTCTCAATTACGACGAGGACTATTTTTTTAGCAGGCTTCAGATTGGCTTTGCGCATTTTAATAACGGAATATCTTTAGATATTTATATAAAATCCTACGCCTATCTTTTATCGTTATTTATGGAGATTATAAAAAAGGAAATGCCGGAACTGCAAATAGACGACGATACCCTGCTAGACGTGATAGATTCCATTCAAAAGATTATGACAATAGACGTCACGCTGGCTGTAGCGGCATACAACGAAAAAGCTATGAACGAAAGAATAATTTTGGAAAAATTAGCCACCACTGATAATCTGACAAAAGCGTTTAACAGAAATAAATACGACGAAATAATAAATCGTGAATACACCGCCGCATTCAGATACGACTATCCCGTTTCTTTAACTATAATAGACATAGATTATTTAAAAAATATAAACGATACTTACGGGCACAGCGCTGGAGACATAGTATTAAAAGAATCGTCCGCTCTTATAAAAAATAATATAAGGGCTTCAGATTATCTAATAAGATGGGGAGGAGACGAATTCTTGGTAATAGCTCCGCATACTTCAAAAATAAATGCCGAAAGAATGTCGGAAAAAATAAGGAGAGCTATTGAATCCCATAAATTTATCCACAATATAAATTTAACCGTAAGCATAGGACTTACTCAGGCGTTAGAAAGAGAAACCCCCGAAGACACGGTAAAAAGAGCCGACGAAGCATTGTATAAATCAAAATTATTAGGAAGAAACAAAGTAAGCGCCGTATAA
- a CDS encoding sensor domain-containing diguanylate cyclase — translation MNIENNKNIFESIFQDSSAVMILIKEDGKIIDVNDAAVKFYGYSKEEFKTMYNYDFNTAPKDELIKYTRQAHNRERNYFEFIHKLKNGELKNVEVNASTINVGGKNYIISIIHDITEKKRAEEKLRESETLFKSLSINLTSGLILYNRKEIIFANPRAHETFGYSKGELLGLNPFNLINKKDQNEIHAGFDEDIRTAGATSRYILEGLKKDGSSIWLLWQTATIKLKEQNTRLATFCDITEMVNMRNQIESDKELFKTLIENMPLPVGIYKDKLLFVNPAAEKLFGYDKEEFYNKYVWEFFDENDKKFNKIKKSFGKIKNKERFISKYIVRCKKKDGSIIYANFFEMSIVYNGEIAGFGVIHDITDEVLEKRLISEEKEAYKELSEIDELTKIGNRRAFDKKLEELLNAADRYGRALSLIMFDIDRFKDVNDGFGHEIGDYILKEITKLIKRSLRNTDYFFRYGGEEFMIISPETPLSTAKELAERLRLKIEEHDFNIETSLTCSFGITEAVKGDTNASIIFRVDGALYNAKNTGRNKVSWE, via the coding sequence CATTTTTGAATCTATTTTTCAGGATAGCTCCGCAGTGATGATTTTAATCAAAGAAGATGGAAAAATTATCGATGTAAACGATGCCGCGGTAAAATTTTACGGATATTCCAAAGAAGAATTTAAAACGATGTATAATTATGATTTTAACACCGCTCCAAAGGATGAGCTGATAAAATATACCAGACAGGCGCATAATAGAGAAAGAAACTATTTTGAATTTATTCATAAATTAAAAAACGGCGAACTTAAAAATGTAGAAGTGAACGCTTCTACGATAAATGTCGGCGGCAAAAATTATATTATTTCAATAATCCATGATATAACAGAAAAAAAGCGGGCTGAAGAAAAACTCAGAGAATCTGAAACACTTTTTAAATCGCTTTCCATAAATCTCACATCCGGGTTAATATTATACAATAGAAAAGAAATCATATTTGCAAATCCGAGGGCGCATGAAACATTCGGCTACAGCAAAGGGGAACTCCTCGGACTAAATCCGTTTAATCTGATAAACAAAAAAGACCAGAACGAAATACACGCCGGATTTGACGAAGACATTAGAACAGCCGGTGCTACAAGCAGATATATATTGGAAGGATTGAAAAAAGACGGAAGTTCCATATGGCTGCTGTGGCAGACTGCCACTATAAAATTAAAAGAACAGAATACCAGACTTGCAACATTTTGCGATATAACCGAAATGGTTAATATGAGAAATCAGATTGAAAGCGATAAAGAACTGTTTAAAACGCTTATTGAAAATATGCCCCTGCCTGTCGGTATATATAAAGACAAACTGCTGTTCGTGAATCCCGCCGCCGAAAAATTATTCGGCTATGACAAAGAAGAGTTTTATAATAAATACGTCTGGGAATTCTTTGACGAAAACGATAAAAAATTTAATAAAATCAAAAAAAGTTTCGGTAAAATAAAAAACAAAGAAAGATTTATTTCAAAATATATCGTAAGATGCAAGAAAAAAGACGGGAGCATTATATATGCTAATTTTTTTGAAATGTCTATCGTGTATAACGGCGAAATTGCGGGATTTGGAGTTATACACGATATAACGGACGAAGTCTTGGAGAAAAGACTGATATCCGAAGAAAAAGAAGCCTATAAAGAATTGTCGGAAATAGACGAACTTACAAAAATAGGCAACAGACGGGCTTTTGATAAAAAACTTGAAGAACTTCTTAACGCGGCTGACAGGTACGGAAGAGCGCTTTCTCTTATTATGTTCGACATAGACAGATTTAAAGACGTCAACGACGGCTTCGGTCATGAAATAGGCGATTATATTTTAAAAGAAATAACAAAACTTATTAAACGCAGTTTAAGAAATACGGACTATTTCTTCAGATACGGCGGGGAAGAATTTATGATAATCTCGCCGGAAACGCCTCTTTCTACGGCAAAAGAGCTTGCAGAAAGATTAAGGCTAAAAATAGAAGAACATGATTTTAATATAGAAACTTCCTTAACCTGCAGTTTCGGAATTACGGAAGCAGTGAAAGGCGATACCAACGCAAGTATTATATTCAGAGTTGACGGCGCCTTATATAACGCTAAAAATACCGGAAGAAATAAAGTGAGCTGGGAATAA
- a CDS encoding HD domain-containing protein has translation MQLLKTIENANLKPNIEKKIIDIFSTKSIDFEHRFLELTEDDLENLSKINSLIIENMDFLMDKFYDHLLEFKETKDIMLEKPGLAEHLRKVHTSYFKELFSLNYDDNYLALRFNTGLTHLNVNIPFNVFMGSYSYFLSLVIYFIKDELPKRGFSHKEILNIVNSIQKIINLDITLVIRAYYSKEMSEKEKLSDDFIKRLSRIAEFRDEDTGSHIERMSYYCMTIARHLGFDYDFQMDILEASPMHDIGKISIPDYVLLKPAKLTDDEFEIMKTHTIKGYEILSGSDSKIMKFGAEIALSHHERYDGYGYPNRLKGEDIPISGRICIISDVFDALTNKRIYKPAYSVEESINIMKNEMGVGKYFDPAVFDAFTKGFDDIMTIKNHYKGSIR, from the coding sequence ATGCAGCTTCTAAAAACAATTGAAAACGCAAACTTAAAACCGAATATTGAGAAAAAAATTATAGATATATTCTCCACAAAATCCATAGATTTTGAACACAGATTTTTAGAACTTACCGAAGACGATTTAGAAAATCTTTCAAAAATAAATTCATTGATTATTGAAAATATGGATTTCCTTATGGATAAATTTTACGACCATCTGCTTGAATTTAAAGAAACGAAAGATATTATGCTTGAAAAGCCAGGACTCGCGGAACACTTAAGAAAAGTGCATACGTCGTATTTTAAAGAGCTTTTTTCCTTAAATTACGATGATAATTATCTTGCTCTCAGATTTAACACGGGGCTTACCCATTTAAACGTTAATATACCGTTCAATGTTTTTATGGGAAGCTATTCTTATTTCTTATCTTTAGTTATTTATTTTATAAAAGACGAACTCCCGAAACGCGGCTTTTCGCATAAAGAAATTCTGAATATCGTCAACTCCATACAAAAAATTATAAATCTGGATATTACTTTAGTTATAAGAGCTTACTACAGTAAAGAAATGAGCGAAAAAGAAAAACTGAGCGACGATTTTATTAAAAGGCTGTCGCGCATAGCGGAATTCCGCGACGAAGATACGGGATCTCATATCGAAAGAATGTCTTATTACTGTATGACAATTGCGAGACATTTAGGATTTGACTACGATTTTCAGATGGATATTTTAGAAGCTTCGCCTATGCACGATATAGGTAAAATATCTATCCCGGATTATGTATTGCTAAAGCCTGCAAAATTAACCGACGACGAATTTGAAATAATGAAAACGCATACAATAAAAGGATATGAGATACTTAGCGGTTCGGATTCTAAAATTATGAAATTCGGAGCGGAGATAGCTTTGTCCCACCACGAAAGATATGACGGATACGGATATCCGAACAGACTTAAGGGAGAAGATATTCCGATTTCCGGCAGGATTTGCATTATAAGCGATGTATTCGACGCCCTGACAAATAAAAGAATTTATAAACCGGCGTATTCCGTGGAAGAAAGTATAAATATCATGAAAAACGAAATGGGCGTGGGAAAATATTTTGACCCTGCTGTGTTTGACGCGTTCACAAAAGGATTTGACGATATCATGACTATTAAAAATCATTACAAGGGTTCAATACGTTAA